One Lycium barbarum isolate Lr01 chromosome 5, ASM1917538v2, whole genome shotgun sequence genomic window carries:
- the LOC132640701 gene encoding laccase-6, which yields MTNLITALFIYFLLYLFLFNNHSNYVVGFTSQRQGGRSTIFYDFKVQTTRITKLCNTKDIPTINGMYPGPVVYAQEDDKVIIRVTNESPYNITIHWHGIQQRLSCWSDGPSYITQCPMQTGQNFTYEFTLQQQKGTFFWHAHVSWLRATLYGAIVVYTKKGVPYPFKFPYEEHIIMLGEYWMKDMVQIEQAVLASGGAPPPADAFTINGQPGPNYNCSANDIYKLDVVPGKTYLLRLINAALNQEHFFAIANHKLTIVEVDGEYTKPLTTDRVMLGPGQTLNVLVTADKPIARYSMAIGPYQSAKNVSFQNITSIAYFQYFGATANDLSLPAALPRFDDNLAVKTVMDGIKSLHPVAVPNDIDRNLFVTIGLNVQKCRSKNPQKDCKAKGGGVMAASMNNISFSNPNISILEAYYKNINGYFTEDFPGVPLKFYDFANGAPNNPPNDTNSLNGTRTYVLDYGTRVQLILQDTSTVSTENHPIHLHGYSFYVVGYGTGNYDPDTADFNLVDPPYMNTIGVPVGGWAAIRFVADNPGVWFMHCHLEIHLSWGLSVVFIVKNGEGPLERLPHPPADLPRC from the exons ATGACAAACTTGATTACTGCTTTGTTTATTTACTTCTTATTATACTTGTTTCTCTTCAATAACCATAGCAACTATGTTGTGGGTTTCACATCACAACGGCAAGGAGGCAGATCAACAATATTCTATGATTTCAAg gtGCAAACTACTAGAATCACTAAGCTATGTAACACCAAAGACATTCCAACCATCAATGGAATGTATCCAGGTCCAGTTGTTTATGCTCAAGAAGACGATAAAGTTATCATCAGAGTTACCAATGAATCCCCATACAATATTACAATCCACTG GCATGGCATCCAGCAGAGGCTATCGTGTTGGTCCGATGGTCCTTCCTACATAACACAATGCCCCATGCAAACTGGGCAAAACTTCACGTACGAGTTCACTCTGCAACAACAAAAGGGCACATTTTTCTGGCATGCTCATGTTTCATGGCTTCGAGCCACTCTTTATGGTGCCATTGTTGTTTACACTAAGAAGGGTGTCCCTTACCCTTTCAAGTTCCCCTATGAAGAGCATATCATTATGTTAG GGGAATATTGGATGAAAGACATGGTGCAAATTGAGCAGGCAGTATTAGCTAGTGGTGGAGCTCCACCACCGGCGGATGCTTTTACCATCAATGGCCAACCCGGCCCTAATTATAATTGCTCTGCTAATG ATATTTATAAACTAGACGTGGTTCCTGGGAAAACATACTTGTTAAGGTTAATCAATGCAGCTTTGAACCAGGAGCACTTCTTTGCCATTGCAAATCACAAATTGACAATTGTTGAAGTTGATGGAGAGTACACAAAGCCATTGACCACGGACCGAGTCATGCTCGGGCCGGGTCAAACCCTAAACGTCCTAGTCACAGCAGATAAACCCATAGCAAGATATTCAATGGCCATAGGACCTTACCAATCTGCTAAGAATGTCTCATTTCAAAATATAACATCAATAGCTTACTTCCAGTATTTTGGCGCCACAGCAAATGACTTAAGTTTACCTGCAGCTTTACCGCGTTTTGACGATAATCTTGCCGTTAAGACAGTCATGGACGGGATTAAGAGTCTTCATCCTGTCGCCGTTCCTAACGATATTGACAGAAACCTATTTGTTACAATTGGACTAAACGTGCAAAAATGCCGGTCCAAGAATCCCCAAAAAGATTGCAAAGCGAAAGGGGGTGGAGTCATGGCTGCTTCCATGAATAACATCAGCTTTAGTAACCCTAACATCTCAATTTTGGAAGCTTACTACAAGAACATCAATGGTTACTTCACTGAAGATTTTCCTGGGGTACCCCTGAAGTTCTATGATTTTGCAAATGGGGCACCTAATAATCCTCCTAACGACACAAATTCTCTGAATGGAACGAGGACCTATGTCCTCGACTATGGGACTAGGGTTCAACTGATCCTACAGGACACCAGCACAGTGTCCACGGAGAACCATCCTATTCATCTTCATGGCTACAGCTTTTATGTTGTGGGTTATGGTACCGGAAACTATGATCCTGATACAGCCGACTTCAATCTGGTGGACCCACCATACATGAACACAATTGGAGTTCCAGTAGGTGGATGGGCTGCCATTCGATTTGTTGCTGACAATCCAG GGGTATGGTTTATGCACTGTCATTTGGAGATACATTTATCGTGGGGCTTATCAGTGGTGTTCATTGTGAAGAATGGGGAAGGGCCATTAGAAAGACTTCCTCATCCTCCAGCAGACTTGCCCAGATGCtag